DNA from Orbaceae bacterium lpD01:
AAAAAATTATCCGGGTACCTACCTATGCTAAGCATCTACCGGATATTGAGCTTGCTAAAAAGATGAAATTAATCCGTGATACGCCACCAACGATGACCTATCCGGTGTTAGAGGGTTGGGTTGATTTTCGCGGATTTGAGCCACATAAATTAATTTCATATTGGTGTAAAGGTAAACTGTTAGCGCCTGATATCAAAAATAATGATTGTTTAATTGTCAATACTGAATATGGTGAGATTATTGATGGTGATATCTATCTGTTAGAATATGAAGATATTACGCTGGTGAGAAAAATACAAAAAACTGCGGATGGTTGGTTATTATCTTGCAATACAGATCAACATGTCGCCATACAGATCAATCAATCTAATCAGGATAGGCTGCAGATTATTGGTCGAGTTGTACTGATAACACGTAATATTTATTAATATAAAAAAATCTATTGAGGATAAAACATCAGCAATTAATTAGACTCAAACCGATTATATCAATAAAACGGCGTTAATTTGATCGCCGATAATGATGATTGATTATATCTGACACGGATGTTTAGCATAATCGATAAACACAATTAACATGATGAAGACGTCACATGTTTATGTTTCTCTCTTGCCTTTACGTCCGGTTTCTTCTCTCTTCCAGCAGCCTCTCACTAGACATTTAATCCAATGACTATTCAGTTTACTTTTCAAACAAAACAGCATAATCATCGTTTTTTAATGGCAAGAAAGCACTAAAAAACACATTTTAATTTAAATTAATCGTAAAAATAAATTATTTCAATTCAAAAAGCATGAATAGCCAAACCTCAGTTTGCATTCACTGCCAAGGGAATATAAAATAATGCCTAAGTAACATTCAGACATAACCGCTGGTAATTTAAAGAGAAAAGACAATGAAAAGACTTTATACTAATACACTTTACTTTTTAATTGTTGCATTATTAACTATTTATACTGTGGCATCATTGATGAATTTTCATGTTTCATCTGTGCAGGCTAATTTCTGGCCGGAAGCCACGACTAAATTTTATAAAACCCATGATATCTATCGTGGTGTCATCACCAAAAATATTGGTAATGCTTAATTAATAGCAATAAAATAGCTCACCACGTATCAATATACTTAAAGTACCGGGAAGATTAAAAGCACGAAAAGGTTACTTAATATT
Protein-coding regions in this window:
- a CDS encoding XRE family transcriptional regulator, producing the protein MKTKLNYAVLTFRDRLSTTMQGLNVSAFAKKCGMSETVIRDYLSGKTFPSLNRLATISEKCNVSYSWLATGYDIIDPPLEDEKKVYNEKIIRVPTYAKHLPDIELAKKMKLIRDTPPTMTYPVLEGWVDFRGFEPHKLISYWCKGKLLAPDIKNNDCLIVNTEYGEIIDGDIYLLEYEDITLVRKIQKTADGWLLSCNTDQHVAIQINQSNQDRLQIIGRVVLITRNIY